One Capsicum annuum cultivar UCD-10X-F1 chromosome 2, UCD10Xv1.1, whole genome shotgun sequence genomic window carries:
- the LOC124896313 gene encoding uncharacterized protein LOC124896313 gives MLAEQLKKVIQKVVDRQQMTFIVGRQIIDAILLANECVNARQWSNELGILCKLDIQKAFDHLNWKYLLELLQKMGFGTKWIKWIKRCISIVNFSVLISRSPTGFFPSQRFKSGDPLSPFIFILAMEEMSNMIQARLNG, from the coding sequence ATGTTAGCAGAGCAGCTGAAGAAGGTGATACAAAAAGTGGTGGACAGACAACAAATGACTTTTATTGTAGGAAGACAAATCATTGATGCAATTTTACTagctaacgagtgtgtcaatgcTAGACAATGGAGTAATGAGCTAGGAATTTTGTGCAAACTTGATATCCAAAAAGCTTTTGATCATCTAAACTGGAAATATCTGCTTGAGCTCCTTCAAAAGATGGGTTTTGGTACCAAATGGATAAAGTGGATCAAACGTTGTATAAGCATAGTAAATTTTTCAGTCTTGATAAGCAGAAGCCCAACTGGATTCTTCCCCTCACAGAGGTTTAAGTCAGGGGATCCATTATccccttttattttcattttggcAATGGAAGAAATGAGCAACATGATTCAAGCCAGATTAAATGGTTGA